In Plasmodium relictum strain SGS1 genome assembly, contig: PRELSG_00_v1_24, whole genome shotgun sequence, the sequence CCTTGTCTCTTTTCaaatttcaaatttttttttttaaactctATAATAacatttgatattttttctaaagtaagcaaaaaaaaatcctaaataaaaatttatttttatttataaaaaaaaaataaatgaacaGTAAGAGTAGTTCTATTTTGAATTTTAATGCATATCATGGATACTATTCTAATGCACATAAGGATTTTGTTATATCAGATATATCAACTTTAAAAGCATATGATAAAagacagaaaaaaaaaatattaattttttttataaaattcctTATATCTACCCTTTTAATTTGGATATTACAATGGTTTAATAATGtaggttaataataatacataaaattatctatgttttttttttattgctattcttttaaatcaaaattttattagcatgaaaaaattatttttttacaaacttaatattttttctctattttaGTTGTATCTTTCTAGATCAAggaattacaaaaataacttaaaaagaatattatatttagGAGCTAAAGGATCATTAATAGAAGGTAATAATACAATAAGTGAAGTAAACGAAGGATTAGAACACTGTGAACAAATGGTAAAAGGAgcaaatttaaaattagataataaaataaatgaagtcGAGAACAGTTCATATGTAAAactagaaaataaaaaaaatcacaCAAAAGTAGAagaagtaaataaaatagatattACAGAGGTGGAACTAGGAAAAGAAATAAAGACAAacgagaaaaataaaaaaggaatatcTCCTAgaaattttctaatattCAAAGATAAATATGAAACAATTGCagcatattttataattttcctGATATTTTGCATATTGGTATTATTGATAATTACTTTAAGTACCATAAATTTAGATTTACTTAGTTGGGTTATCc encodes:
- a CDS encoding fam-h protein; protein product: MNSKSSSILNFNAYHGYYSNAHKDFVISDISTLKAYDKRQKKKILIFFIKFLISTLLIWILQWFNNLYLSRSRNYKNNLKRILYLGAKGSLIEGNNTISEVNEGLEHCEQMVKGANLKLDNKINEVENSSYVKLENKKNHTKVEEVNKIDITEVELGKEIKTNEKNKKGISPRNFLIFKDKYETIAAYFIIFLIFCILVLLIITLSTINLDLLSWVILLFYILSLTLAILLFYERKKKEQQKKHYRWLLKFVIK